In Scyliorhinus canicula chromosome 27, sScyCan1.1, whole genome shotgun sequence, the following proteins share a genomic window:
- the LOC119957753 gene encoding late histone H2B.L4-like: protein MADEKKPTSKPAAKKGAKKVIKKPAVKGGKKRRRSRKESYSIYIYKVMKQVHPDTGISSKAMSIMNSFVNDIFERIAGEASRLAHYNKRRTISSREIQTAVRLLLPGELAKHAVSEGTKAVTKYTSSK from the coding sequence ATGGCTGACGAGAAGAAACCAACATCGAAACCAGCTGCCAAGAAGGGAGCCAAGAAAGTCATTAAGAAACCGGCAGTAAAGGGCGGCAAGAAGCGGCGAAGGTCGAGGAAGGAGAGTTACTCCATCTACATCTACAAAGTGATGAAGCAGGTTCACCCCGACACCGGCATCTCCTCCAAGGCCATGAGCATCATGAACTCATTCGTCAACGATATTTTCGAGCGTATCGCGGGTGAGGCTTCCCGCCTGGCCCATTACAACAAGCGCCGCACCATCAGCTCCCGGGAGATCCAGACCGCCGTGCGCCTGCTGCTGCCCGGGGAACTGGCCAAGCACGCCGTGTCGGAAGGGACAAAGGCGGTCACCAAGTACACCAGCTCCAAGTAA
- the LOC119957729 gene encoding histone H1-like yields the protein MTETAAAQTAPPAAPAPVKSPRKKKAAPRSKAAAPKLGEQILQLVAGCSDRNGMSLFAIKKALSGSGVDVAKRGSQIRLTIKRKVEKGSLVQTKGQGASGSFKIPKKESQGKMGKVKKPTAKKSLVKKTAAKKVRTKKTAAQKSPAKKSAAKKTPVKKSTVRKTSSKKAAAAKKAVKKAALKKKSPGKKVRGGKPLTKVNQWKAKPKVKAAKAKKAAPGKK from the coding sequence ATGACTGAAACTGCAGCCGCCCAAACGGCTCCTCCAGCCGCTCCTGCTCCAGTCAAATCTCCCAGGAAGAAGAAGGCGGCTCCCCGATCTAAGGCAGCCGCTCCCAAGTTAGGCGAGCAGATCCTCCAGCTTGTGGCGGGGTGCAGCGATCGCAACGGGATGTCCCTGTTCGCCATAAAGAAAGCTTTGTCTGGCAGCGGAGTGGATGTGGCCAAGCGCGGCTCCCAGATCAGGTTAACTATCAAGAGGAAGGTGGAGAAAGGCTCCCTGGTGCAGACAAAGGGACAGGGCGCCTCCGGATCCTTCAAAATCCCCAAGAAGGAAAGCCAGGGGAAAATGGGAAAGGTGAAGAAACCAACAGCCAAGAAATCTTTAGTGAAGAAAACAGCGGCCAAGAAGGTGAGAACAAAGAAAACAGCAGCTCAAAAATCTCCAGCCAAGAAGTCCGCAGCCAAGAAAACTCCAGTGAAGAAATCAACAGTCAGGAAAACAAGCAGCAAGAAGGCGGCAGCTGCAAAAAAGGCGGTGAAGAAAGCAGCGCTGAAGAAAAAGTCTCCTGGGAAGAAGGTCAGGGGCGGAAAGCCTTTAACAAAAGTGAATCAATGGAAGGCCAAGCCCAAAGTGAAAGCAGCAAAGGCTAAGAAAGCAGCGCCAGGAAAGAAGTGA
- the LOC119957733 gene encoding late histone H2A.L3-like: MLEKLFILCESVCEIVTMSGRGKTGGKVRAKAKSRSSRAGLQFPVGRVHRHLRKGNYAQRVGAGAPVYLAAVLEYLTAEILELAGNAARDNKKTRIIPRHLQLAVRNDEELNKLLGGVTIAQGGVLPNIQAVLLPKKSSAASGKK; this comes from the coding sequence ATGCTGGAGAAACTGTTCATTCTGTGTGAAAGTGTTTGTGAGATTGTGACAATGTCTGGAAGAGGAAAGACCGGCGGTAAAGTTCGGGCCAAGGCCAAGTCTCGCTCCTCCCGGGCTGGACTGCAGTTCCCGGTGGGCCGTGTTCACAGGCACCTGAGAAAGGGTAACTATGCCCAGCGTGTGGGTGCCGGAGCCCCGGTCTATCTGGCTGCTGTGCTCGAGTATCTGACCGCTGAAATCCTCGAGCTGGCCGGGAACGCGGCCCGGGACAACAAGAAGACCCGCATCATCCCCAGGCACCTGCAGCTGGCCGTCCGCAACGACGAGGAGCTCAACAAGCTGCTGGGAGGGGTGACCATCGCTCAGGGTGGGGTGCTGCCTAATATCCAGGCCGTGCTGCTGCCCAAGAAAAGCAGCGCTGCGAGCGGCAAGAAGTGA